A single Gemmatimonadota bacterium DNA region contains:
- a CDS encoding SGNH/GDSL hydrolase family protein, with amino-acid sequence MIRAQRRLGAILTLAVAAFGPLQAQATAAGDRWETSIQRFEAADRESPPMPGAVLFVGSSSIVRWATLAEDMPGIRTLNRGFGGSNLSDVLRYADRIILPYRASHVLVYAGDNDLARGRTAEEVFGDFRALVQLIHAAQPEVPVTWISIKPSPSRWDVAAAMQRANAMVKELVDGDPHRLRYIDVWEPMLGPDGMPRVELFVEDMLHMTPAGYAVWREAVAPVVAEVLEHGGH; translated from the coding sequence ATGATTCGGGCACAGAGAAGGCTCGGGGCGATCCTGACTCTCGCCGTGGCCGCCTTTGGGCCACTCCAGGCGCAGGCCACCGCAGCCGGGGACCGGTGGGAGACCTCGATCCAGCGTTTCGAGGCCGCGGACCGGGAGTCTCCGCCCATGCCCGGAGCCGTCCTCTTCGTGGGGAGCTCCTCCATCGTTCGGTGGGCGACGCTCGCCGAGGACATGCCCGGCATCCGCACCCTGAACCGGGGCTTCGGCGGATCGAACCTGAGCGACGTGCTCCGGTACGCCGATCGGATCATCCTACCGTACCGGGCGAGCCACGTCCTCGTCTACGCGGGGGACAACGACCTTGCACGCGGTCGCACGGCGGAGGAAGTCTTCGGTGACTTCAGGGCCCTGGTGCAACTGATCCACGCGGCTCAGCCTGAGGTCCCGGTCACCTGGATCTCGATCAAGCCGAGCCCGTCGCGGTGGGACGTGGCGGCGGCGATGCAACGAGCGAACGCGATGGTGAAGGAACTCGTGGACGGCGACCCGCACCGCCTCCGTTACATTGACGTCTGGGAGCCCATGTTGGGCCCGGACGGGATGCCAAGGGTGGAGCTCTTCGTGGAGGACATGCTCCACATGACCCCCGCCGGATACGCCGTCTGGCGGGAGGCCGTCGCCCCCGTCGTCGCGGAAGTGTTGGAGCACGGGGGGCACTGA
- a CDS encoding c-type cytochrome — translation MRAEYRFLGPRRAFAPAVAALFWVTGVAGCGGEGVGSPPPEGGPEATGRERPEGPGTSAEESVGADSGAPMDASPGWDLETPIYSLEQAERGAGIVLEVCSRCHAPEAYTNFDFRFRWSGSSVGELYRFVSATMPQDAPGQLEPEEYAAALAYIFRENQLPAGDRELGTDFSELHRHRLVIPTGP, via the coding sequence ATGCGAGCCGAGTACCGTTTTTTGGGGCCCCGCAGGGCCTTCGCTCCTGCAGTGGCTGCACTCTTCTGGGTCACGGGAGTGGCGGGATGTGGAGGCGAAGGCGTGGGCTCCCCGCCTCCCGAGGGCGGACCCGAGGCCACGGGGCGTGAACGGCCGGAAGGGCCAGGGACTTCCGCGGAGGAGTCCGTGGGGGCCGATTCGGGCGCTCCGATGGACGCCTCCCCCGGCTGGGATCTCGAAACACCGATCTACTCCTTGGAACAGGCCGAGCGCGGGGCCGGTATCGTTCTCGAGGTGTGCAGTCGCTGCCATGCGCCGGAAGCGTACACGAACTTCGACTTCCGCTTTCGGTGGTCCGGGAGCAGCGTGGGGGAGTTGTACCGCTTCGTGAGCGCCACGATGCCGCAGGACGCTCCGGGCCAGCTCGAGCCGGAGGAATACGCCGCGGCCCTCGCGTACATCTTCCGGGAGAACCAGCTCCCCGCGGGGGACCGGGAGTTGGGGACCGACTTCTCGGAACTTCACAGGCATCGCCTGGTGATTCCGACCGGTCCGTGA
- a CDS encoding PQQ-dependent dehydrogenase, methanol/ethanol family: protein MRDRRRLFPTLVVLAVSACTARDDGSSTRAVNGLPFEADAGEWVTHGRDYAETRYSPLASINAANVGELGVAWSFATDTDRGLEATPLVVDGTMYTTGSWSIVYALDARTGEELWRWDPMVARSYGQRACCDVVNRGAAFYEGKVFVGILDGRLAALDATTGALLWEVVTVDQNLPYTVTGAPRVVKGMVIIGNGGAEYGVRGYVSAYDVDSGELAWRSYTVPGNPAEPFESDAMEEAAETWNGNWWEYGGGGTAWDSFAYDPELDLLYVGTGNGSPWNQEIRSPGGGDNLYLSSILALDPDDGEIVWHYQTTPGESWDYTAVQHMILADIEIGGEVREVLMQAPKNGFFYVLDRGTGELISAEPYVPVTWATHVDLETGRPVEVPAARYIDTPINLSPGPLGGHNWHPMSFNPGTGLVYIPAQENWFGYGQQRMFEFRPEVWNTGVQFGAAGPIPAAARGHLLAWDPVAQEERWRVQYNDMWNGGTLTTAGNLVFQGTSDGRFVAYHAATGEKLWEVSLGGGVIAAPMTYELDGIQYVAIMAGWGGSYGVTGGGRGLPRTPGRLYTFTLSGSATLPNAPAPVERPAPEPIPFEASPDVIAAGAATYAQYCSVCHGALAVSGGVLPDLRYATPETLADIEGIVLGGARLELGMPSFTQVLSAADVAAIRAYILSRRAEIQ, encoded by the coding sequence ATGCGTGACCGAAGGCGGCTCTTCCCCACCCTCGTCGTATTGGCCGTGTCCGCATGCACCGCGAGGGACGACGGGAGCTCCACGCGAGCAGTCAATGGCCTCCCCTTCGAGGCCGATGCGGGTGAGTGGGTCACACACGGCCGCGACTACGCGGAGACCCGATACAGCCCGCTCGCGAGCATCAATGCGGCCAATGTCGGGGAGCTCGGAGTCGCCTGGTCCTTCGCGACGGACACGGACCGGGGGCTGGAGGCCACCCCGCTCGTGGTGGACGGTACGATGTACACGACGGGGAGCTGGAGCATCGTGTACGCCCTCGATGCTCGAACGGGGGAAGAGCTCTGGCGGTGGGATCCGATGGTGGCTCGTTCCTACGGTCAGCGCGCTTGTTGCGACGTCGTGAACCGCGGCGCGGCCTTTTATGAAGGAAAGGTCTTCGTGGGAATCCTCGATGGGCGGCTGGCGGCCCTCGACGCCACTACGGGTGCCCTCCTCTGGGAGGTCGTCACAGTGGACCAGAACCTTCCTTACACCGTCACGGGGGCGCCCCGCGTGGTCAAGGGAATGGTCATCATCGGAAATGGTGGGGCGGAATACGGCGTGCGGGGTTACGTCTCGGCGTACGACGTGGACAGCGGAGAGCTCGCCTGGCGCTCGTACACGGTGCCGGGGAATCCCGCGGAGCCCTTCGAGTCGGACGCGATGGAGGAAGCGGCGGAGACCTGGAACGGAAACTGGTGGGAGTACGGCGGGGGTGGGACCGCGTGGGATTCCTTCGCCTACGACCCCGAGCTCGACCTCCTCTACGTCGGGACCGGCAACGGGAGCCCCTGGAACCAGGAGATCCGGAGCCCGGGCGGAGGGGACAATCTCTACCTCTCCTCGATCCTCGCCCTCGATCCCGACGACGGCGAGATCGTCTGGCACTACCAGACGACCCCCGGAGAAAGCTGGGACTATACGGCGGTCCAGCACATGATCCTCGCCGACATTGAAATCGGCGGGGAGGTTCGCGAGGTCCTCATGCAGGCGCCGAAGAACGGCTTCTTCTACGTCCTCGACCGGGGTACGGGCGAGCTCATCTCCGCCGAGCCGTATGTCCCCGTGACGTGGGCGACCCATGTGGACCTGGAGACGGGGCGCCCGGTGGAGGTCCCGGCGGCACGCTACATCGACACCCCGATCAACCTGAGTCCGGGACCGCTCGGCGGCCATAACTGGCATCCGATGTCCTTCAATCCGGGAACCGGGCTCGTTTACATCCCCGCCCAGGAGAATTGGTTCGGGTACGGGCAGCAGCGCATGTTCGAGTTCCGCCCGGAGGTCTGGAACACGGGCGTGCAGTTCGGCGCCGCGGGCCCGATTCCCGCCGCCGCGCGCGGACACCTCCTCGCCTGGGACCCGGTCGCCCAGGAGGAGCGGTGGCGGGTGCAATACAATGACATGTGGAACGGGGGGACTCTTACGACGGCCGGAAACCTCGTCTTCCAGGGGACCTCCGACGGGCGATTCGTGGCGTACCACGCCGCAACCGGCGAGAAGCTCTGGGAAGTCTCGCTCGGAGGAGGGGTGATCGCGGCGCCGATGACCTACGAGCTCGACGGAATCCAGTACGTCGCGATCATGGCCGGATGGGGCGGGTCCTACGGAGTAACCGGCGGCGGCCGAGGGCTCCCGAGGACTCCGGGACGCCTCTACACCTTCACCCTGAGCGGTTCGGCGACCCTCCCGAACGCCCCGGCCCCGGTGGAGCGGCCTGCTCCCGAGCCGATCCCCTTCGAGGCGTCTCCCGACGTCATCGCGGCGGGAGCGGCGACGTACGCCCAGTATTGCTCGGTCTGCCACGGGGCGCTCGCGGTGAGCGGCGGGGTCCTTCCCGACCTGCGTTACGCCACGCCGGAGACGCTCGCGGACATCGAGGGAATCGTGCTCGGAGGCGCGAGGTTGGAGCTCGGGATGCCTTCCTTCACCCAGGTCCTTAGCGCCGCGGATGTCGCGGCGATTCGCGCCTACATCCTCTCGCGGCGGGCGGAGATTCAGTAG
- a CDS encoding sodium:solute symporter family protein → MSVQLYITLAVGLTFALYIGIAIWSRVSTTRGFYVAGRGIPPVFNGMATAADWMSAASFISMAGLISFLGFDGSVYLLGWTGGYVLLALLLAPFLRKFGKFTVPAFIGERYYSGTARVVAAFCAIAISFTYVAGQMRGAGIVFSRFLEIPIGSGVIVGMTVVAFYAVLGGMKGITWTQVAQYIVLITAYLIPAIAVAILLTGNPIPQIAFPDVASRLDGLLQELGFAAYTTPFTSLTRLNVFLITLALMCGTAGLPHVIIRFYTTRTVSGARWTGVFALLFIGLLYTTAPAVAVFARYNLVETVVGQTYEDRPEWFRSWEATGLIEFADKDGDGVMEHAPGNFADPASANELRIDPDIMVLASPEIGGLPDIILAFVVAGGLAAALSTASGLLLVIAASFSHDIYKAFLRKEATEREELLVARGGMLIAVLLAGLLGIYPPAFVAEVVAFAFGLAAASFFPAIVLGIFDPRTTKEGVISGMLSGLLFTGFYIVTVAPGIGIGWRPWLFGISPQGIGSVGMVIGFVVTWAVSRMTPPPPAEIQELVERIRYPRGAGSSTDH, encoded by the coding sequence GTGAGCGTCCAGCTCTACATCACCCTGGCGGTTGGCCTCACCTTCGCCCTCTACATCGGGATCGCGATCTGGTCGCGCGTCTCCACGACCCGCGGGTTCTATGTCGCGGGGCGCGGGATTCCGCCGGTCTTCAACGGGATGGCGACCGCGGCCGACTGGATGAGCGCCGCTTCCTTCATCTCGATGGCCGGACTCATCTCCTTTCTCGGCTTCGACGGGAGCGTGTATCTCCTCGGGTGGACCGGAGGGTACGTCCTTCTCGCCCTTCTCCTCGCCCCCTTCCTCCGGAAGTTCGGGAAGTTCACCGTTCCCGCCTTCATCGGGGAACGATACTACTCGGGGACGGCACGGGTCGTGGCCGCCTTCTGCGCGATCGCGATCTCCTTCACCTACGTCGCCGGACAGATGCGGGGGGCGGGGATCGTCTTCTCGCGATTTCTCGAGATCCCGATCGGGAGCGGGGTCATTGTCGGGATGACGGTCGTCGCCTTTTACGCCGTGCTCGGCGGGATGAAGGGGATCACCTGGACGCAGGTGGCCCAGTACATCGTCCTGATCACCGCGTATCTCATCCCCGCAATCGCGGTGGCGATCCTTCTCACCGGAAACCCGATTCCGCAGATCGCCTTTCCGGACGTGGCGTCACGCCTCGACGGGTTGTTGCAGGAGCTCGGGTTCGCCGCCTACACGACGCCCTTCACGAGCCTCACGCGACTGAACGTCTTCCTCATCACCCTCGCTCTCATGTGCGGGACGGCGGGACTCCCCCACGTGATCATTCGCTTCTACACGACGCGGACCGTAAGCGGGGCGCGGTGGACGGGCGTCTTCGCCCTCCTCTTCATCGGCCTCCTCTACACGACGGCGCCCGCGGTCGCGGTCTTCGCCCGCTACAACCTGGTGGAGACGGTGGTGGGCCAGACCTACGAGGATCGCCCCGAGTGGTTCCGCTCCTGGGAAGCCACCGGGCTCATCGAGTTCGCCGACAAGGACGGGGACGGGGTGATGGAGCACGCCCCCGGCAACTTCGCCGACCCGGCGAGCGCGAACGAGCTCAGGATCGACCCGGACATCATGGTCCTCGCGAGCCCCGAGATCGGCGGGCTCCCGGACATCATCCTCGCCTTTGTCGTCGCGGGAGGACTCGCGGCCGCGCTTTCGACGGCTTCCGGCCTCCTCCTCGTGATCGCCGCATCTTTCTCGCACGACATCTACAAGGCCTTCCTCCGGAAGGAGGCGACGGAGCGCGAGGAGCTCCTCGTGGCGCGCGGGGGGATGCTCATCGCGGTGCTCCTCGCGGGGCTGCTCGGGATCTATCCGCCCGCCTTCGTCGCGGAGGTCGTGGCCTTCGCCTTCGGGCTCGCGGCGGCCTCCTTTTTCCCCGCGATCGTTCTCGGCATCTTCGATCCTCGAACGACCAAAGAAGGGGTCATCTCCGGAATGCTCTCCGGGCTCCTCTTCACCGGCTTCTACATCGTGACGGTGGCCCCTGGAATCGGGATCGGTTGGCGACCCTGGCTCTTCGGGATCTCCCCCCAGGGAATCGGCTCCGTGGGGATGGTCATCGGATTCGTGGTGACCTGGGCCGTTTCGAGGATGACACCCCCGCCTCCCGCGGAGATTCAGGAGCTGGTGGAGAGAATCCGTTATCCTCGTGGCGCCGGCTCTTCCACCGACCACTGA
- a CDS encoding rhodanese-like domain-containing protein has translation MLSFAPLTTALLFALQIAPSATPAVEGTDDGRTIPMLVSGEWLADNLEQPGLVVVQVDQRATGYEEGHLPGARYLAYERIAAERDGVPTELLPVEALREAFESVGVGDGVRVVLYGAPLSAARAWMTLDYLGASAGAAILDGGIAAWRAAGLPLTTEVPLVEAAVLAVNPLPDRVVPAAFVEERVGGPAFTIVDARPLNEYTGADGGMGGRLLAGHIPGARHLYWEELMVSTADPRLLPLDDLRARFEAAGASDDRAVIVYCYIGMRASMAYFVARMLGYETHLYDGSWFDWSARNLAVEAGPDRGSLD, from the coding sequence ATGCTCTCCTTCGCCCCCCTGACCACCGCCCTCCTGTTCGCGCTCCAGATTGCGCCGTCAGCCACTCCGGCCGTGGAGGGGACCGACGACGGTCGGACGATCCCGATGCTGGTGAGCGGGGAGTGGCTGGCCGATAATCTCGAACAGCCGGGCCTCGTCGTCGTCCAGGTGGACCAGCGGGCGACGGGATACGAGGAGGGGCACCTTCCGGGAGCCCGGTACTTGGCGTACGAGCGGATCGCGGCGGAACGGGACGGGGTCCCGACGGAGCTCCTCCCCGTCGAGGCGCTCCGGGAAGCCTTCGAGTCGGTCGGAGTGGGGGACGGGGTCCGCGTCGTCCTTTACGGGGCGCCACTGTCCGCGGCCCGTGCCTGGATGACGCTCGACTACCTCGGAGCGAGCGCCGGTGCGGCCATCCTCGACGGGGGGATCGCGGCCTGGAGGGCGGCGGGCCTTCCCCTGACGACCGAGGTGCCCCTTGTCGAGGCGGCAGTCCTTGCGGTGAACCCGCTCCCCGATCGGGTGGTCCCCGCCGCCTTCGTGGAGGAGCGGGTCGGCGGCCCCGCGTTCACGATCGTGGACGCCCGACCGCTGAACGAATACACGGGCGCCGACGGAGGGATGGGAGGTCGCCTCCTCGCGGGCCACATCCCGGGGGCCCGGCACCTCTATTGGGAAGAACTGATGGTTTCGACGGCGGACCCGCGACTCCTGCCCCTGGACGACCTTCGCGCGAGATTCGAAGCGGCCGGCGCCTCCGATGACCGTGCGGTCATCGTTTATTGCTACATCGGGATGCGCGCCAGCATGGCGTATTTCGTCGCCCGCATGCTCGGCTACGAGACGCACCTGTACGATGGATCCTGGTTCGATTGGAGCGCCCGGAACCTCGCGGTGGAAGCCGGTCCGGACCGAGGCTCGCTGGATTGA
- a CDS encoding alpha/beta hydrolase yields the protein MRTRPPKHLGLLAVLLAALATPAAAQSPAAVSSTTERIQIRSYDFAAAGMPMEYQLYVPTSYDAATPTPLIVLLHGLGSSPGGVIRYQGVTDLAEERGYIVAAPMGYNARGWYGSRGTGRSSERGDAANDPDNLGELSEMDVMNVLEIARDEFNVDPNRIYLAGHSMGGGGTWHIAIKYPDIWAGLGPVAPAIYTSPDALAAIRDIPVIVIQGDRDNLVSVEVTRSWVAKMQELGMEHRYIEIAGGDHTAIIARTPENVQAIFDFFDQARKD from the coding sequence ATGCGGACCCGGCCCCCCAAGCACCTGGGCCTTCTCGCCGTCCTGCTTGCGGCACTCGCGACCCCCGCCGCCGCTCAAAGCCCGGCAGCCGTCTCCTCCACGACCGAGCGGATCCAGATCCGGAGCTACGACTTCGCGGCGGCCGGGATGCCGATGGAGTACCAACTCTACGTCCCGACCTCCTACGACGCCGCCACCCCGACCCCCCTCATCGTCCTTCTCCATGGGCTCGGATCGAGCCCCGGAGGCGTGATTCGTTATCAGGGGGTCACCGACCTCGCGGAGGAACGCGGATATATCGTGGCCGCGCCGATGGGCTACAACGCGCGGGGATGGTACGGGAGCCGGGGGACGGGGCGCTCGAGCGAACGCGGGGATGCCGCGAACGATCCGGACAACCTCGGCGAGCTGAGCGAGATGGACGTGATGAACGTCCTCGAGATCGCCCGCGACGAGTTCAACGTGGATCCCAATCGGATCTACCTCGCCGGGCACTCGATGGGCGGAGGGGGGACCTGGCACATCGCGATCAAGTATCCGGACATCTGGGCCGGGCTCGGACCGGTCGCGCCCGCCATCTACACGAGCCCCGATGCCCTCGCGGCGATCCGGGACATTCCCGTGATCGTCATCCAGGGCGATCGGGACAACCTCGTCTCCGTCGAGGTCACACGCAGCTGGGTCGCCAAGATGCAGGAGCTCGGGATGGAGCATCGTTACATCGAGATCGCGGGTGGGGACCACACCGCGATCATCGCGCGCACCCCTGAAAACGTCCAGGCCATCTTCGACTTCTTCGACCAGGCCCGGAAGGACTGA
- a CDS encoding GMC family oxidoreductase gives MARRLQETDVVIVGLGAVGGLATLPLVEAGLQVVGLEAGTWLSRHDFVPDEIRNNTRDWPMLVQKAYLERPTSRATAAQNANRVGGHPMMNAVGGTTWHYWAQAWRLNPWDFRVVSETTRRYGASRIPAGSTVEDWPFGYEELEPYYDRVERETGVSGQAGNVQGTIDPRGNPFEGPRRREFPMPPLRGTAFLEHMAESARSLGWKPFPGPASINSEAYDGRPGCVYHGFCNMGGCHVDAKSGPHVTTIPKALATGRLTVVTRAHATTIEVDGEGRVAGVNYLIGSNEYFQPARAVLIAGYTYENSRILLTSTSPAYPIGLSNNHGQVGRHYFSHHQAGGVGALFPFDLKSWYGLPAQGVAVDDFADDNFDHSDLNFIGGGNLWVMSDRRPISAAGVGSYGRISRNWGSEWKAFIRDNADRTSSSYIQKTTLPYETNFLDLDPAATDSLGMPVIRITGQFKENEVAIANYVMDRMEEWYGEAGAIEVTRGGAGMGAMGPSTHAYGGTRMGDNPETNVVDRWGFSHEAPNLGVLGASVMGTSGARNPTLTAQALAWRTAQHLAESWSSIVG, from the coding sequence ATGGCTAGAAGACTTCAAGAGACGGACGTGGTCATCGTCGGATTGGGGGCTGTGGGCGGTCTCGCGACCCTCCCCCTCGTCGAGGCGGGGCTCCAGGTCGTGGGGCTGGAGGCCGGGACCTGGCTTTCGAGGCACGACTTCGTCCCCGATGAAATCCGGAACAATACGCGCGATTGGCCCATGCTCGTGCAGAAGGCCTATCTGGAGCGCCCGACTTCCCGCGCCACCGCGGCGCAGAACGCGAATCGCGTGGGCGGGCACCCCATGATGAACGCGGTCGGGGGCACCACCTGGCATTATTGGGCCCAGGCCTGGCGGCTGAATCCTTGGGACTTCCGCGTCGTGAGCGAGACGACGCGGCGGTACGGCGCGTCCCGGATCCCGGCGGGCTCGACGGTGGAGGACTGGCCTTTCGGCTACGAAGAGCTCGAGCCCTATTACGACCGCGTCGAGCGGGAGACGGGCGTTTCCGGGCAGGCCGGGAACGTACAGGGGACGATCGATCCGCGCGGCAATCCCTTCGAGGGGCCGCGCCGGCGGGAGTTTCCGATGCCGCCGCTGCGCGGGACCGCGTTCCTCGAGCACATGGCGGAGAGCGCCCGCTCCCTCGGCTGGAAACCCTTCCCGGGCCCGGCCTCGATCAACTCCGAGGCGTACGACGGCCGGCCGGGGTGCGTTTATCACGGCTTCTGCAACATGGGCGGCTGTCACGTGGACGCGAAGAGCGGCCCCCACGTCACCACCATTCCGAAGGCGCTCGCCACCGGGCGTCTCACCGTCGTGACCCGGGCGCACGCGACGACGATCGAGGTGGACGGGGAAGGGCGGGTCGCCGGCGTGAACTACCTGATCGGCTCGAACGAATACTTCCAGCCGGCCCGGGCGGTTCTCATCGCGGGGTACACGTACGAAAACAGCCGCATCCTTCTGACATCGACCTCACCGGCCTACCCGATCGGCCTCTCGAACAACCACGGGCAGGTCGGACGCCACTACTTCAGCCACCACCAGGCGGGCGGCGTGGGGGCGCTATTCCCCTTCGACCTGAAGTCATGGTATGGCCTCCCCGCACAGGGCGTCGCGGTGGACGACTTCGCGGACGACAACTTCGACCACTCCGATCTGAACTTCATCGGGGGCGGAAACCTCTGGGTGATGTCGGACCGCCGCCCCATCTCCGCCGCGGGGGTGGGGAGTTACGGGCGGATTTCCCGGAATTGGGGCTCGGAGTGGAAGGCATTCATTCGTGACAACGCCGATCGGACGAGCAGCTCGTACATCCAGAAAACTACGCTCCCGTACGAGACCAACTTCCTCGACCTCGACCCGGCGGCCACGGACTCCCTGGGGATGCCCGTCATTCGGATCACCGGGCAGTTCAAGGAAAACGAGGTCGCGATCGCGAACTACGTGATGGACCGGATGGAGGAGTGGTACGGGGAGGCGGGGGCGATCGAGGTCACGCGAGGGGGGGCGGGGATGGGTGCGATGGGCCCCTCGACGCACGCCTATGGCGGGACCCGGATGGGGGACAATCCCGAAACGAACGTCGTGGATCGGTGGGGCTTTTCGCACGAGGCGCCGAACCTCGGTGTCCTCGGAGCCTCCGTCATGGGGACGAGCGGTGCCCGAAACCCCACGCTCACGGCCCAGGCGCTGGCATGGCGCACCGCGCAACACCTCGCGGAGAGCTGGAGCTCGATCGTAGGGTAG
- a CDS encoding HupE/UreJ family protein has translation LGGFAAEARAHEIPPSVIVRTFVRPDGNVLRVLVRVPLNSMRDFAWPVTGPGYVLISDAESMLPEAARLWIVDYIRLYEEGVLLGDAQVTASRISLPSDASFGSYESALAHFQDPILANEIELYWEQALLDVLIEYPIASDRSRFALDSELAHLGLATTTILRFQLPDRPERLFQFTGMPGLIQLDPQWYQAALRFVRLGFLHILDGIDHLLFVLCLVIPFRRMVPLLAVITAFTVAHSITLIASALGFAPNSLWFPPIIEFLIALSIVFMAFENIVGANLRRRWLVAFLFGLVHGFGFSFALRESLQYAGAHLTTSLLSFNVGVELGQIAVLVVLVPSLRFLFSRVVAERMGVILLSALVAHTAWHWMADRWGALRDFPLVWPTFNALFLAAAMRWMMGVLILVGLLWGMYAVFGRFTGLREEKSPEAEEV, from the coding sequence CCTCGGCGGCTTCGCCGCCGAGGCTCGCGCGCACGAGATCCCGCCGAGCGTCATCGTCCGAACCTTCGTTCGGCCGGACGGAAACGTTCTCCGGGTCCTTGTGCGAGTTCCACTCAACTCCATGCGGGACTTCGCCTGGCCGGTGACCGGGCCGGGTTACGTGCTCATTTCGGACGCCGAGTCCATGCTTCCGGAGGCAGCCCGTCTCTGGATCGTGGACTACATCCGGCTCTACGAGGAGGGGGTCCTCCTCGGGGATGCGCAGGTCACCGCCAGCAGGATCTCCCTCCCCTCGGACGCGTCGTTCGGGTCCTACGAAAGCGCGCTCGCGCACTTCCAGGATCCCATTCTCGCAAACGAGATCGAGCTCTACTGGGAGCAGGCGCTCCTCGATGTGCTGATCGAATACCCGATCGCCTCGGACCGCTCGCGTTTTGCGCTGGACTCGGAGCTGGCGCACCTGGGGCTCGCCACGACGACGATTCTGCGCTTTCAGCTACCCGACCGCCCCGAGCGGCTTTTCCAGTTCACCGGCATGCCGGGCCTCATTCAGCTCGATCCGCAGTGGTATCAGGCGGCGCTCCGTTTCGTGCGCCTCGGCTTCCTCCACATCCTGGACGGAATCGACCATCTCCTTTTCGTCCTCTGTCTGGTCATTCCCTTCCGACGGATGGTCCCTCTCCTGGCGGTGATCACGGCTTTCACCGTCGCGCACTCGATCACCCTCATCGCCTCGGCGCTGGGCTTCGCCCCAAACTCGCTCTGGTTTCCTCCCATCATCGAGTTCCTGATCGCCCTCTCCATCGTTTTCATGGCATTCGAAAACATCGTGGGTGCGAACCTCCGCCGGCGGTGGCTCGTCGCCTTCCTGTTCGGGCTCGTACATGGCTTCGGCTTTTCGTTCGCCCTGCGCGAGTCACTCCAGTATGCGGGTGCACATCTCACGACCTCGCTACTTTCGTTCAACGTTGGAGTCGAGCTCGGACAGATCGCCGTCCTCGTCGTGCTCGTTCCGTCGCTCCGCTTCCTGTTCAGCCGGGTCGTGGCGGAGCGGATGGGTGTGATCCTCCTGTCGGCGCTCGTCGCGCACACGGCGTGGCATTGGATGGCCGACCGGTGGGGCGCCCTCCGAGACTTTCCTCTCGTCTGGCCCACCTTCAACGCACTCTTCCTGGCCGCGGCGATGCGTTGGATGATGGGAGTCCTGATCCTGGTGGGCTTGCTCTGGGGGATGTACGCCGTTTTCGGACGCTTCACCGGGCTCCGGGAGGAAAAATCCCCGGAGGCCGAAGAGGTCTAG
- a CDS encoding YajQ family cyclic di-GMP-binding protein — MAQNHTFDITTGVDLQEVDNAVNQATKEVGQRYDFKGTKCTLELDRAAGAVKLDADDEYKLKALNEILLAKLAKRGVPLKNVDPGEIELGTLGRARQVISLKQGIPPETAKEIVKEVKGLKLKKCQVQIQGNELRVSSPDLDTLQQVIAFLKGKDFGVQLDFGNFR; from the coding sequence ATGGCGCAAAATCACACCTTCGACATCACCACCGGCGTGGACCTCCAGGAAGTGGACAACGCGGTGAACCAGGCCACGAAGGAGGTGGGACAACGGTACGACTTCAAGGGTACCAAATGTACTCTCGAGCTGGACCGGGCCGCGGGCGCGGTCAAACTCGACGCCGACGACGAATACAAGCTGAAGGCGCTCAACGAGATCCTCCTCGCCAAGCTCGCGAAGCGTGGAGTGCCGCTGAAAAACGTGGATCCGGGAGAAATCGAGCTGGGGACGCTGGGTCGCGCCCGCCAGGTCATCTCTCTGAAGCAGGGGATCCCCCCGGAAACGGCGAAGGAGATCGTGAAAGAGGTGAAGGGGTTGAAGCTCAAGAAGTGCCAAGTCCAGATTCAGGGGAACGAGCTCCGGGTCAGCAGCCCCGACCTCGACACCCTCCAGCAGGTCATCGCCTTCCTCAAGGGGAAGGATTTCGGGGTGCAGCTCGACTTCGGGAACTTTCGCTGA
- a CDS encoding DUF4212 domain-containing protein, with amino-acid sequence MPRRARMNRSGMTPDENRSALGTYWKRTLRFTLVLLAIWFAVGYLAAIVFAPTLNRFTFLGGPLGFWFAQNGAIYIFWLLILAYALGMNRLDHEFDVEE; translated from the coding sequence ATGCCTCGACGCGCCCGGATGAACCGGAGCGGGATGACCCCCGATGAGAATCGGTCGGCGCTCGGAACGTACTGGAAGCGGACGCTCCGCTTCACGCTCGTCCTCCTCGCCATCTGGTTTGCAGTGGGTTACCTCGCCGCGATCGTCTTCGCACCGACCCTCAACCGGTTCACCTTCCTGGGAGGTCCGCTCGGGTTCTGGTTCGCGCAAAATGGGGCCATCTACATCTTCTGGCTTCTCATCCTCGCGTATGCCCTGGGAATGAACCGGCTGGATCACGAGTTCGACGTGGAGGAGTGA